A window of the Synechococcus sp. LTW-R genome harbors these coding sequences:
- a CDS encoding cation:proton antiporter has translation MTSELIWGFAFFAGALARLVARLSGWPAVVVLLASGLLIGDAGLDWVQPEALGGGLESLVGLLVSLVLFDGGLNLRLAGRDLQRAVLQLVLTRGLLGLAGGALLAHELAGLSWPLAWVFGAIALGTGPTVITPLVQQMRLVPRLSTVLEAEGLILEPVGAVLALLLLQLALGDLSQWDQVLPLLLLRLGGGVLIGSLSGWLLVLVLERLPREAEGLKLQLSLGVLFLLVSGTQVLLPEAGLPAAVSAGVVVGLGLKEESSSLDALIAHLAQLAITVLFPLLAADLSWGELSPLGWGGVSCVAALMLFRWLVVQAGSLGLPGLSWGDKLMLSWVAPRGIVTAAVASLFALKLDAAGILGGGTLKGLVFLTILITVAVQGLSAPLLARRLGLVESDLEAALDASPGLAAGLEQQPGGEQVGALEAAE, from the coding sequence ATGACTTCTGAGCTGATCTGGGGCTTTGCCTTCTTTGCAGGGGCCCTGGCGCGGTTGGTTGCGCGCCTGAGCGGCTGGCCAGCGGTGGTGGTGCTGTTGGCGTCGGGTCTCTTGATCGGCGATGCCGGCCTCGATTGGGTGCAACCCGAAGCCCTTGGGGGCGGGCTGGAGTCCCTGGTGGGACTCCTGGTCAGCCTGGTGCTCTTCGATGGCGGCCTGAATTTGCGTCTGGCCGGCCGAGACCTGCAGCGCGCGGTCCTGCAGTTGGTGCTCACCCGCGGCCTGCTGGGGCTCGCGGGCGGCGCCCTCTTGGCCCATGAATTGGCGGGGTTGTCCTGGCCGTTGGCTTGGGTTTTTGGTGCGATTGCCCTGGGAACCGGCCCCACGGTGATCACGCCCCTGGTGCAGCAGATGCGCCTGGTGCCGCGGCTCTCCACGGTGCTGGAGGCGGAGGGGTTGATCCTGGAGCCGGTGGGGGCGGTGCTGGCGCTGCTGCTGTTGCAGCTGGCCCTGGGTGATCTCTCCCAGTGGGATCAGGTCCTGCCGCTGTTGCTGCTGCGCTTGGGCGGCGGGGTGTTGATCGGCAGCCTGTCCGGCTGGCTGCTGGTGCTGGTGTTGGAGCGGCTGCCGCGGGAGGCCGAGGGCCTGAAGTTGCAGCTGAGCTTGGGGGTGCTCTTTCTCTTGGTGAGCGGCACCCAGGTGCTGCTGCCGGAGGCCGGTCTGCCGGCGGCGGTCTCGGCTGGGGTTGTCGTCGGCCTGGGCCTGAAGGAGGAATCGAGCAGCCTGGATGCGCTGATCGCCCACCTGGCGCAGTTGGCGATCACGGTGCTCTTTCCACTCTTGGCGGCGGATCTGTCCTGGGGCGAGCTCTCGCCGTTGGGTTGGGGTGGGGTGAGTTGCGTGGCCGCCTTGATGCTGTTCCGCTGGTTGGTGGTTCAGGCCGGTTCGCTCGGGCTGCCGGGCCTGAGCTGGGGCGACAAATTGATGCTCAGCTGGGTGGCGCCGCGGGGCATTGTCACGGCGGCGGTGGCCAGCTTGTTCGCCTTGAAATTGGACGCCGCTGGCATCCTCGGCGGCGGCACGCTGAAGGGCCTGGTGTTCCTGACGATCTTGATCACGGTGGCGGTTCAGGGGCTCTCGGCTCCCCTGCTGGCCCGTCGTCTGGGGCTCGTGGAGAGCGACCTAGAGGCTGCGCTCGATGCGAGCCCGGGCCTCGCCGCTGGGTTGGAGCAGCAGCCAGGTGGTGAGCAGGTCGGGGCCCTGGAGGCTGCCGAGTAG
- a CDS encoding DUF1643 domain-containing protein, protein MAIHQQQQGFEGGAAGQNALEIKWAQPGRRGRAALSACGRYRWWLERQWQREAPRLLFIGLNPSRADGQRDDPTLRRLLGFAQSWGYGALEVLNLFSRISPSPAVLRRSADPIGSETDPWLRRRLAHLARSPGSAVWLGWGNGGQWRGRDQAVLPVLLQQDLPLLALGLTASGQPRHPLYAAKAARPLRLTHSGEELRSGFALR, encoded by the coding sequence GTGGCCATCCACCAGCAGCAGCAGGGGTTTGAGGGTGGTGCCGCCGGTCAAAACGCCCTGGAAATCAAGTGGGCCCAGCCTGGCAGAAGGGGCCGGGCTGCTTTGAGCGCCTGCGGCCGTTATCGCTGGTGGCTCGAGCGGCAGTGGCAGCGAGAGGCTCCGCGGCTGCTCTTTATCGGCCTGAATCCCTCCCGGGCCGATGGCCAGCGGGACGACCCGACCCTGCGGCGGTTGCTGGGCTTCGCCCAGTCCTGGGGCTATGGGGCGCTGGAGGTGCTGAATCTGTTTTCACGCATCTCCCCCAGTCCGGCCGTGCTGCGGCGCAGTGCCGATCCCATCGGTTCGGAGACCGATCCCTGGTTGCGGCGGCGCCTGGCTCACCTGGCGCGCTCGCCTGGCTCGGCGGTCTGGCTCGGCTGGGGGAATGGCGGGCAGTGGCGGGGCCGCGATCAGGCGGTTTTGCCGGTCTTGCTCCAACAGGATCTGCCGCTGTTGGCCCTGGGGCTGACCGCTAGCGGCCAGCCCCGCCATCCGCTGTATGCCGCGAAGGCTGCGCGGCCGCTGCGTTTGACCCATTCTGGGGAGGAGCTTCGGTCTGGTTTCGCCCTCCGATGA